In Deltaproteobacteria bacterium, a genomic segment contains:
- a CDS encoding DUF433 domain-containing protein produces MTLLERITRDPKICHGKPCIKGTRVMVSVILDNLAAGETGEAILKSYPSLTQEDIQAAVAYAAELARERYIPFPSEHLHGF; encoded by the coding sequence ATGACTTTACTCGAGCGTATCACAAGAGATCCAAAGATCTGCCACGGCAAGCCCTGTATCAAAGGCACGCGGGTCATGGTGTCGGTTATTTTGGACAATCTGGCGGCAGGAGAAACCGGAGAAGCCATTCTTAAAAGTTACCCTTCCCTGACCCAGGAGGATATTCAGGCGGCTGTTGCCTATGCCGCGGAGCTTGCCAGGGAGCGATACATCCCTTTTCCCTCTGAACATTTGCATGGATTTTAA